A stretch of Aureispira sp. CCB-E DNA encodes these proteins:
- a CDS encoding YdeI/OmpD-associated family protein, with the protein MIKSHNITAIIQSTSKGGAYIEIPFDVEEAFGAKRPKVSVLFEGQEPYRGTLSRMGTVNHILIVRKDIRNKLNKEVGDHIQASISLDTAPRVVEVPPELQEAFAKAPKAAAFYQQLSYTCQKEYANYINQAKRATTKERRALKTIELLNKEIKTPF; encoded by the coding sequence ATGATAAAATCACACAATATTACAGCTATTATTCAAAGTACATCGAAGGGAGGTGCTTATATTGAAATCCCCTTTGATGTAGAAGAAGCTTTTGGTGCAAAGCGACCTAAAGTAAGTGTACTTTTTGAAGGGCAAGAACCCTATAGGGGTACACTCTCTCGAATGGGAACAGTTAATCACATTCTAATTGTTAGAAAAGACATTCGAAACAAACTCAATAAGGAAGTTGGTGATCATATACAAGCCTCAATATCACTAGACACTGCTCCTAGAGTGGTAGAAGTTCCTCCTGAACTACAAGAAGCATTTGCAAAAGCTCCAAAAGCAGCGGCTTTTTATCAACAACTTTCCTATACTTGCCAAAAAGAATACGCCAACTATATCAATCAGGCTAAACGAGCAACAACCAAAGAACGACGCGCCTTAAAAACTATAGAATTATTAAATAAAGAAATAAAAACTCCTTTCTAG
- the def gene encoding peptide deformylase, protein MKLPIYAYGHPILRKETEEIDENYPDLEKLLEDMFETMYHSKGMGLAAPQIGRNIRLFLVDTEQLDTDDREEEAEEFIKEVFINPIILDESGKKWEYEEGCLSIPDVRGNVSRKPKVRIEYYDANFELQDKIFDGITARVIQHEYDHLEGILFVDLLKPLKKRFVKKRLDKIQKGQIQADYKLVYAKK, encoded by the coding sequence ATGAAATTACCAATATACGCTTACGGTCACCCTATTTTAAGAAAAGAAACAGAGGAAATTGATGAAAATTACCCAGATTTAGAAAAATTATTAGAAGATATGTTTGAAACAATGTATCATTCTAAAGGAATGGGCTTGGCAGCACCTCAAATTGGTCGTAACATTCGCTTGTTTTTGGTAGACACGGAGCAGTTGGATACCGATGATAGAGAAGAGGAAGCAGAGGAATTTATTAAAGAAGTTTTTATCAATCCAATCATTTTGGATGAGTCTGGCAAAAAATGGGAATACGAAGAAGGTTGCCTAAGTATACCTGATGTGCGTGGGAACGTTTCTAGAAAACCCAAAGTGAGAATTGAATATTACGATGCCAATTTTGAATTGCAAGATAAAATTTTTGATGGAATTACAGCGCGTGTTATTCAACATGAATACGATCACTTGGAGGGCATTTTATTTGTAGATTTGTTGAAACCTTTAAAAAAGCGTTTTGTGAAAAAGCGCTTGGATAAAATTCAGAAAGGACAAATTCAAGCAGATTATAAATTGGTTTATGCCAAAAAATAA